One window from the genome of Corallococcus exiguus encodes:
- a CDS encoding mechanosensitive ion channel family protein — MDEIVVQLKSLALTEALPLLLKVIGALFVWFIGRTVIAGFRKVLDMGLQRRQLDATLIRYVGSLFTGTLTIMLIVGILGLMGVETTSFAALIAAAGIAIGAAWSGLLANFAAGIFLLVLRPFRVGEEIEAGGVVGIVQEIGLFVTTLDTSDNVRIAVGNNQMFSDNIINYSHHPYRKMTVKVPLMHGVDVRVLQQSLVDRMATVKGVQEKPVPQVEVAEFTFQGPILAVCIFCKPTEYNDTQANVGDAIAEILLAANYTVPTAALLTAPPPQLAKAG; from the coding sequence ATGGATGAAATCGTCGTTCAATTGAAGTCACTTGCCCTGACCGAAGCGCTCCCGCTGCTGCTCAAGGTCATTGGGGCGCTGTTCGTCTGGTTCATCGGGCGGACGGTCATCGCCGGCTTCCGCAAGGTGCTGGACATGGGCCTGCAGCGGCGGCAGCTGGACGCCACGCTGATCCGCTACGTCGGTTCGCTGTTCACCGGCACGCTCACGATAATGCTGATCGTCGGCATCCTGGGGCTGATGGGCGTGGAGACCACGTCCTTCGCCGCGTTGATCGCCGCCGCGGGTATCGCCATTGGCGCGGCCTGGTCCGGGCTGCTGGCCAACTTCGCCGCGGGCATCTTCCTGCTGGTGCTGCGCCCCTTCCGCGTGGGCGAAGAGATTGAAGCGGGCGGCGTCGTGGGCATCGTCCAGGAGATCGGCCTGTTCGTCACCACGCTCGACACGTCGGACAACGTGCGGATCGCCGTGGGCAACAACCAGATGTTCAGCGACAACATCATCAACTACAGCCACCACCCGTACCGCAAGATGACGGTGAAGGTGCCGCTGATGCACGGCGTGGACGTGCGGGTGCTTCAGCAGTCCCTGGTGGATCGCATGGCCACGGTGAAGGGCGTCCAGGAGAAGCCCGTGCCGCAGGTAGAGGTCGCGGAGTTCACGTTCCAGGGCCCCATCCTGGCGGTGTGCATCTTCTGCAAGCCCACCGAGTACAACGACACGCAGGCCAACGTGGGCGATGCCATCGCGGAGATCCTCCTGGCCGCGAACTACACCGTGCCCACGGCGGCCCTGCTGACCGCGCCGCCGCCGCAGCTGGCGAAGGCGGGCTGA